A genomic region of Tamandua tetradactyla isolate mTamTet1 chromosome 2, mTamTet1.pri, whole genome shotgun sequence contains the following coding sequences:
- the LOC143673324 gene encoding olfactory receptor 1J4-like, with amino-acid sequence MRMENQSVVSEFLLLGLPIRPEQQGRFFCLFLGMYLTTVLGNLLIILLIRLDSRLHTSMYFFLSHLAFTDVSFSSVTIPKMLMNMQTHNLSISYQGCISQMYFYLFFGCVDNLLLVVMAYDRYVAICHPLNYTIIMREELCVLLVAGSWALSCGSALLHTLLLAQLSFCADNTIPHFFCSLPVLLKLSCSDTSFNELVIFTSGAVLMVFALSGILVSYGCIGAAILSVPSTKGICKALSTCGSHLSVVSLFYGTIMALYFSPSLNNSNDKEMIASLMYAVVTPMLNPFIYSLRNKDIKLALGILLRSLKNCVLARLVSSTTQTLL; translated from the coding sequence ATGCGGATGGAGAACCAGAGTGTTGTGTCTGAATTCCTCCTCCTGGGGCTCCCCATCCGGCCAGAGCAGCAGGGCaggttcttctgcctcttcctgggCATGTACCTGACCACGGTGCTGGGGAACCTGCTCATCATCCTGCTCATCAGGCTGGACTCTCGCCTCCACACctccatgtacttcttcctcagccACTTGGCCTTCACTGATGTCTCCTTTTCGTCTGTCACAATCCCAAAGATGCTAATGAACATGCAGACTCATAACCTATCCATATCTTATCAAGGATGCATTTCacagatgtatttttatttattttttggttgtgttgACAACCTCCTTCTCGTAGTGATGGCATATGACAGGTATGTGGCCATTTGTCACCCTCTAAACTACACCATCATCATGAGAGAGGAGCTGTGTGTCCTGCTGGTGGCTGGATCCTGGGCTCTCTCCTGTGGCAGTGCCCTCTTACACACCCTCCTTCTGGCCCAGCTGTCCTTCTGTGCTGACAACACCATCCCTCATTTTTTCTGTAGTCTCCCCGTCTTACTCAAGTTGTCCTGCTCAGACACCTCTTTCAATGAACTGGTTATATTCACTTCAGGGGCTGTGCTCATGGTCTTTGCATTGagtggcatccttgtctcttACGGCTGCATTGGGGCCGCGATCCTGAGCGTCCCTTCTACCAAGGGGATCTGCAAAGCCTTGTCCACCTGTGGCTCCCACCTTTCCGTGGTGTCTTTATTCTATGGAACAATTATGGCTCTGTACTTTTCCCCCTCATTGAACAACTCCAATGACAAGGAGATGATTGCTTCGCTGATGTATGCAGTGGTGACTCCCATGTTGAACCCCTTCATTTACAGCCTAAGAAACAAAGATATAAAATTGGCTTTAGGGATACTTTTGAGAAGCTTGAAAAATTGTGTGTTGGCCAGACTTGTTTCTAGCACCACCCAAACTCTCCTTTAA
- the LOC143659856 gene encoding olfactory receptor 1J4-like, whose protein sequence is MITENQSVVSEFLLLGLPIWPEQQGGFFCLFLGMYLTTVLGNLLIILLIRLDSRLHTPMYFFLSHLALTDVSFSSVTTPRMLLDMLSNHKTITYVGCISQTYFYMLFASVDSFLLAVMAYDRYVAICHPLHYSTIMREELCVSLVAGSWLCSCAHALLHTLLLAHLSFCADNTIPHYFCALTALLKLSCSDTSLNELVIFAVGGVIVLLSVNAIFGSYILIGISILKVPSTKGICKALSTCGSHLSVVFLYYGTLAIVYFFPSSNNSKIEDIIASIMYTLVTPLLNPFIYSLRNRDMKLALGILCRKLMSFLK, encoded by the coding sequence aTGATAACTGAGAACCAGAGTGTTGTGTCTGAATTCCTCCTCCTGGGGCTCCCCATCTGGCCAGAGCAGCAGGGTgggttcttctgcctcttcctgggCATGTACCTGACCACGGTGCTGGGGAACCTGCTCATCATCCTGCTCATCAGGCTGGACTCTCgcctccacacccccatgtacttcttcctcagccACTTGGCCCTCACTGATGTCTCTTTCTCATCTGTCACCACCCCAAGGATGTTGCTGGACATGCTAAGTAATCACAAAACCATTACCTATGTGGGGTGCATTTCCCAGACGTACTTTTACATGCTGTTTGCTTCTGTTGACAGTTTTCTTCTTGCAGTGATGGCTTATGACAGgtatgtggccatctgtcacccGCTGCACTACTCCACCATCATGCGGGAGGAGCTGTGTGTCTCGTTGGTGGCTGGGTCCTGGTTGTGCTCCTGTGCCCATGCCCTGCTGCACACCCTGCTCCTGGCCCACCTGTCCTTCTGTGCTGACAACACCATCCCCCACTACTTCTGTGCCCTCACAGCCCTTCTGAAGCTGTCCTGCTCAGACACTTCCCTCAATGAGCTTGTCATCTTTGCTGTGGGAGGAGTGATCGTCTTGCTGTCAGTGAATGCTATTTTTGGCTCTTATATCCTCATTGGGATCAGTATTCTGAAGGTTCCCTCCACCAAGGGGATTTGTAAAGCCTTGTCCACTTGTGGTTCCCACCTGTCCGTGGTGTTTCTGTATTATGGGACTCTTGCCATtgtttacttctttccttcctcaaaCAATTCCAAAATCGAGGATATAATTGCTTCAATTATGTACACACTGGTGACTCCCCTGCTGAACCCCTTCATCTACAGCCTGAGGAACAGAGACATGAAATTGGCTTTGGGGATACTGTGCAGAAAGTTGATGAGTTTCCTCAAGTGA